Proteins encoded in a region of the Triticum dicoccoides isolate Atlit2015 ecotype Zavitan chromosome 3A, WEW_v2.0, whole genome shotgun sequence genome:
- the LOC119267484 gene encoding uncharacterized protein LOC119267484 isoform X1, whose amino-acid sequence MCGKMDEVHLHMEHKSLPGGEFGGVRASMSKPPTSSTSRPNSMVVKKVCPREYIPPHIVAEAISTLHGLDLRWSGPITPSERLYVEQYVMAKYPQYSHGLIEEESCDKDDLYSTYYSTGSMSASPEGGSGERRRPSPTGSPSSARPDIDMVRLEPSRLLDILTKKSSFTGSFISIPEIQARNRVLRHCGLTDDEYLVLFAATPKDAMMLIGESYPFFRSNYYMSILADDRDCIHAFAAYKEAKVIAAPESWLDLRIKGSQLSQYFRRKSKLTHKGLFAYPAVSAAAPATDDGIAPPPPRYSMHWVSEAHRNGWHVLLDATALVIGEDRLPLSLHRPDLVLCTLDDTHSQQPSAKVTCLLVRRRSFDTSALPQPQQKQ is encoded by the exons AtgtgtggaaagatggatgaggttCACCTCCACATGGAGCACAAG AGCCTACCCGGTGGAGAATTTGGAGGAGTTCGTGCCTCGATGTCCAAACCTCCGACGTCTAGCACTTCTAGGCCAAACAGCATGGTTGTCAAG AAAGTGTGCCCACGGGAGTACATCCCGCCGCACATCGTGGCGGAGGCAATCTCGACGCTGCACGGCCTCGACCTGCGGTGGTCGGGGCCGATCACGCCCAGCGAGCGGCTCTACGTGGAGCAGTACGTGATGGCCAAGTACCCGCAGTACTCTCACGGACTCATTGAGGAGGAAAGCTGTGACAAGGACGACCTCTACTCCACCTACTATAGCACCGGCAGCATGTCTGCCTCGCCCGAGGGCGGATCCGGCGAGCGGCGGAGGCCGTCGCCGACGGGGTCCCCGTCGTCGGCGAGGCCTGACATCGACATGGTCAGGTTGGAGCCGTCGCGTCTGCTGGACATCCTGACCAAGAAGTCTTCCTTCACGGGGAGCTTCATCTCCATACCGGAGATCCAGGCCAGGAACAGGGTGCTCCGGCACTGCGGACTCACCGACGATGAGTACCTCGTGCTCTTCGCCGCCACGCCCAAGGACGCCATGATGCTG ATAGGCGAGAGCTACCCCTTCTTCCGGAGCAACTACTACATGTCAATCCTAGCCGACGACCGCGACTGCATCCACGCATTTGCGGCGTACAAGGAGGCCAAGGTCATCGCGGCGCCGGAGTCGTGGCTGGATCTCCGCATCAAGGGCTCACAGCTCAGCCAGTACTTCCGCCGCAAGTCAAAACTCACGCACAAGGGCCTCTTCGCCTACCCAGCCGTCTCCGCCGCAGCCCCCGCCACCGACGACGGaatcgccccgccaccgccgcgctACTCCATGCACTGGGTCTCCGAGGCGCACCGCAACGGCTGGCACGTGCTCCTGGACGCCACCGCGCTGGTCATCGGCGAGGACCGGCTGCCGCTGTCGCTGCACCGGCCGGACCTCGTGCTGTGCACGCTCGACGACACGCACTCGCAGCAGCCGTCCGCCAAGGTGACATGCCTGCTCGTCAGGAGGCGGTCCTTCGACACCTCCGCCCTGCCGCAGCCGCAGCAGAAACAGTGA
- the LOC119267484 gene encoding uncharacterized protein LOC119267484 isoform X2, which produces MSKPPTSSTSRPNSMVVKKVCPREYIPPHIVAEAISTLHGLDLRWSGPITPSERLYVEQYVMAKYPQYSHGLIEEESCDKDDLYSTYYSTGSMSASPEGGSGERRRPSPTGSPSSARPDIDMVRLEPSRLLDILTKKSSFTGSFISIPEIQARNRVLRHCGLTDDEYLVLFAATPKDAMMLIGESYPFFRSNYYMSILADDRDCIHAFAAYKEAKVIAAPESWLDLRIKGSQLSQYFRRKSKLTHKGLFAYPAVSAAAPATDDGIAPPPPRYSMHWVSEAHRNGWHVLLDATALVIGEDRLPLSLHRPDLVLCTLDDTHSQQPSAKVTCLLVRRRSFDTSALPQPQQKQ; this is translated from the exons ATGTCCAAACCTCCGACGTCTAGCACTTCTAGGCCAAACAGCATGGTTGTCAAG AAAGTGTGCCCACGGGAGTACATCCCGCCGCACATCGTGGCGGAGGCAATCTCGACGCTGCACGGCCTCGACCTGCGGTGGTCGGGGCCGATCACGCCCAGCGAGCGGCTCTACGTGGAGCAGTACGTGATGGCCAAGTACCCGCAGTACTCTCACGGACTCATTGAGGAGGAAAGCTGTGACAAGGACGACCTCTACTCCACCTACTATAGCACCGGCAGCATGTCTGCCTCGCCCGAGGGCGGATCCGGCGAGCGGCGGAGGCCGTCGCCGACGGGGTCCCCGTCGTCGGCGAGGCCTGACATCGACATGGTCAGGTTGGAGCCGTCGCGTCTGCTGGACATCCTGACCAAGAAGTCTTCCTTCACGGGGAGCTTCATCTCCATACCGGAGATCCAGGCCAGGAACAGGGTGCTCCGGCACTGCGGACTCACCGACGATGAGTACCTCGTGCTCTTCGCCGCCACGCCCAAGGACGCCATGATGCTG ATAGGCGAGAGCTACCCCTTCTTCCGGAGCAACTACTACATGTCAATCCTAGCCGACGACCGCGACTGCATCCACGCATTTGCGGCGTACAAGGAGGCCAAGGTCATCGCGGCGCCGGAGTCGTGGCTGGATCTCCGCATCAAGGGCTCACAGCTCAGCCAGTACTTCCGCCGCAAGTCAAAACTCACGCACAAGGGCCTCTTCGCCTACCCAGCCGTCTCCGCCGCAGCCCCCGCCACCGACGACGGaatcgccccgccaccgccgcgctACTCCATGCACTGGGTCTCCGAGGCGCACCGCAACGGCTGGCACGTGCTCCTGGACGCCACCGCGCTGGTCATCGGCGAGGACCGGCTGCCGCTGTCGCTGCACCGGCCGGACCTCGTGCTGTGCACGCTCGACGACACGCACTCGCAGCAGCCGTCCGCCAAGGTGACATGCCTGCTCGTCAGGAGGCGGTCCTTCGACACCTCCGCCCTGCCGCAGCCGCAGCAGAAACAGTGA